Proteins encoded by one window of Candidatus Nitrosocosmicus arcticus:
- a CDS encoding cupin domain-containing protein gives MNANNSKALSHDSNDEDKSFQQYDLDGLDFKIVLSGNKTGGKYSLLEILFSAEKENEIPLHLHSRETLIIYILEGNFSFRYGNEKIVGNQGTVLKFEKDIPHSYKKTGKTPGRLLILFIPAGFENFFKDVRLNQSKMKLSGEEDPVLLHVLEKKYGGKFVFG, from the coding sequence ATGAATGCAAATAATTCCAAGGCCTTATCACATGATTCAAATGATGAGGATAAATCATTTCAACAATATGATCTAGATGGTTTAGATTTTAAAATAGTATTATCAGGTAATAAAACAGGAGGAAAATATTCATTGCTTGAAATACTATTCTCGGCAGAAAAAGAAAATGAAATACCTTTGCATCTGCACAGCAGAGAAACCCTGATAATATATATCTTGGAAGGAAACTTTTCATTTAGATATGGTAATGAGAAAATAGTGGGAAATCAAGGGACGGTCCTAAAATTTGAAAAAGATATCCCACATTCTTATAAAAAAACAGGAAAAACTCCAGGGCGATTGTTAATCTTATTTATTCCGGCAGGCTTTGAAAATTTTTTTAAGGATGTAAGACTTAACCAAAGCAAAATGAAGTTGTCTGGCGAAGAGGATCCAGTATTATTACATGTGTTAGAAAAAAAATATGGTGGAAAATTTGTATTCGGATAA
- a CDS encoding DNA-formamidopyrimidine glycosylase family protein → MSEGPEVKIAADKIWNALSGKRIINNILYNKMDKGFEDKIIGSSTEYVKTFGKNIIIKFSSGVYLRNHMMMWGKWRIYDRTEYENGTAKSPPRSSYGKIKHKNTDKIQVKRDEVTDVRKDSRTRLTIITLDKVLVQFNGPILQFSLNDPATMEPIVSLGPDALSSNYNADKVMDIIKSKSRNTDMIISNALLDQKIVSGIGNKYKSEILFLNKIYPFEKVTTISKDELKKLAMDIPRILKYGYENSGKTRKPKDKEKISWDITHWVFRRSGKPCWICGTKIVSERKLTARPTFWCPNCQPINVH, encoded by the coding sequence ATGTCTGAGGGGCCCGAGGTTAAAATTGCTGCAGACAAAATATGGAATGCGCTATCTGGTAAAAGAATAATTAATAATATTTTGTATAATAAAATGGACAAGGGATTTGAAGATAAAATAATCGGGTCCTCCACCGAATATGTCAAAACCTTCGGAAAGAACATTATCATAAAATTTTCTTCTGGGGTTTATCTAAGGAATCATATGATGATGTGGGGAAAATGGCGAATTTACGACAGGACCGAATATGAAAATGGGACTGCAAAATCACCACCACGTTCCTCCTATGGGAAAATAAAACATAAGAACACAGATAAAATTCAAGTTAAGAGAGATGAAGTAACAGATGTGAGAAAGGATTCTCGGACTAGATTAACCATTATCACTTTGGATAAAGTTTTGGTTCAGTTTAATGGCCCCATATTGCAATTTTCATTGAATGATCCTGCAACTATGGAACCTATTGTATCATTGGGTCCTGATGCATTGAGTTCTAATTATAATGCAGACAAAGTAATGGATATCATAAAATCTAAATCTAGAAATACTGACATGATAATCTCAAACGCCTTATTAGATCAGAAAATAGTCAGTGGAATCGGGAACAAGTATAAATCAGAAATTTTGTTCTTAAATAAAATCTATCCTTTTGAAAAAGTGACAACAATCTCTAAGGATGAATTGAAGAAACTCGCAATGGATATACCCAGAATATTGAAATATGGTTATGAAAATAGCGGTAAAACAAGAAAGCCTAAAGATAAAGAAAAGATCTCCTGGGATATCACTCATTGGGTATTTAGAAGATCTGGAAAACCTTGTTGGATATGCGGGACCAAAATTGTATCAGAAAGAAAATTAACAGCAAGGCCAACTTTTTGGTGTCCTAATTGTCAACCAATCAATGTCCATTAA
- a CDS encoding ChuX/HutX family heme-like substrate-binding protein, with the protein MNDPKGTTFEELVKDVILLDDVMLSIRSDGAIAEVRLEKDTPFRIRELWATIGDEKGAWHVHVNIQEAKEAKFIIESSEDGRKRYSIRFFNSENRLVLRVNFMKMYTAGNEVIKESLTRYENLFSKYGKKETIVLHT; encoded by the coding sequence ATGAATGATCCTAAGGGAACTACATTTGAAGAATTAGTAAAAGATGTAATTTTACTAGATGACGTTATGTTATCGATAAGAAGTGATGGTGCAATAGCAGAGGTCAGACTGGAAAAAGACACTCCGTTTCGAATTAGGGAACTATGGGCCACTATAGGAGATGAAAAGGGGGCATGGCATGTTCACGTTAATATTCAAGAAGCAAAGGAGGCCAAGTTCATCATTGAATCAAGTGAAGACGGTCGAAAAAGGTATAGCATTAGATTCTTTAATTCCGAAAACAGATTAGTCTTACGTGTGAATTTTATGAAAATGTATACCGCAGGAAACGAGGTTATTAAGGAGAGTTTAACAAGATATGAAAATTTATTCTCAAAGTATGGAAAAAAAGAAACAATAGTGTTACATACCTGA
- a CDS encoding dienelactone hydrolase family protein, which produces MKKSTIISLLAIFIFSSCLMTSTPNIHAQQNTGLSAMTLVSFRDNNSSTGTNIQSIENKTVSYFGNSSGYLVYPSLNQSGTTEKKLPAIVMIHENKGLNDYIKESANILAKNGYVVLAVDLFNGEVTTDQNRSRELTSVIRENPNVALENLKGAVTYLGSLDNVNASKIASLGWCFGGQQSLELSLNSADNPLAATVIYYGRLTNDTQAISNITWPVLGIFGEKDQSISVDSVKQFQKILNDTGITNEIYIYPNVGHAFANPSNDNYAPKETADAWKKTLDFLGKYLQG; this is translated from the coding sequence ATGAAAAAATCTACTATAATTTCTTTACTCGCAATTTTTATATTTTCTTCCTGCTTGATGACGTCTACGCCGAATATCCATGCTCAACAAAATACGGGGTTATCTGCTATGACTCTGGTGAGTTTTCGTGACAATAATTCTTCTACTGGTACAAATATTCAATCAATAGAAAATAAAACAGTTAGTTATTTTGGGAACTCTTCGGGATATTTGGTCTATCCTTCTCTAAACCAAAGTGGTACAACAGAGAAAAAACTACCTGCTATAGTAATGATTCATGAAAATAAAGGCTTGAATGATTACATAAAGGAATCAGCCAATATCCTTGCTAAAAATGGGTATGTTGTATTAGCTGTGGATCTTTTTAATGGTGAAGTAACTACCGATCAAAATCGATCAAGAGAATTAACTTCTGTGATAAGGGAAAACCCGAATGTTGCTTTGGAAAATCTTAAGGGTGCAGTAACCTATTTAGGCTCCCTTGATAATGTTAATGCGTCTAAAATAGCATCATTGGGATGGTGCTTTGGGGGACAGCAGTCCCTAGAATTGTCTCTAAATAGCGCAGATAATCCACTTGCTGCTACAGTAATTTATTATGGTAGATTGACAAACGATACTCAGGCCATATCAAACATAACATGGCCTGTTTTAGGAATATTTGGAGAAAAAGATCAATCAATTTCAGTAGACTCTGTAAAGCAATTCCAAAAGATCTTGAACGATACAGGAATTACAAATGAAATTTACATTTATCCTAATGTTGGACACGCCTTTGCAAACCCCTCCAATGACAACTACGCTCCCAAGGAAACTGCAGACGCATGGAAGAAAACTCTAGACTTTTTAGGTAAATATTTACAAGGCTAG
- a CDS encoding DsrE family protein, translating into MIETNLGAIKFKFNSSISILLIFGLLISFFTTTGVIFFNDMNSFSKLSMPSIFAQEVNKTKLVYHLSSDEPWRATIAILDSQTMLKMGFNVTLMLSIEGVQIGVKSPHHYLGLEPLTKNVSDFINNGGNVVICEVCLKIAGYDNSDIIAGSIIGSPAIMANLLNKTTVVDY; encoded by the coding sequence ATGATTGAGACCAACCTAGGTGCAATAAAATTCAAATTTAATTCATCTATTTCCATTCTTCTTATCTTTGGATTGCTGATCTCTTTTTTTACAACTACTGGCGTGATTTTTTTTAACGATATGAATTCTTTTTCTAAACTCTCTATGCCTTCTATATTTGCACAAGAAGTTAATAAAACCAAACTAGTTTACCATCTGAGCAGTGATGAACCCTGGAGGGCTACTATTGCCATTTTGGATTCTCAAACCATGTTAAAAATGGGTTTTAATGTAACGTTGATGCTTAGTATAGAGGGTGTGCAGATAGGCGTAAAGAGTCCTCATCATTACCTGGGATTAGAACCCTTGACAAAAAATGTTTCTGATTTTATAAATAATGGAGGAAACGTTGTGATCTGTGAAGTATGCTTGAAAATAGCAGGATATGATAATTCTGATATAATAGCTGGATCCATTATCGGATCCCCTGCCATAATGGCTAATTTGTTGAATAAAACTACGGTGGTTGATTACTAG
- a CDS encoding TMEM175 family protein has protein sequence MVTLNNVRLDHVTSFGDAVFAFSITFIAISIQIPTLPNNLSEFEVVNKMLQLIPQFEMYFTSFVVIGIFWIKYHLIFNKIKDSQSVMLWLNLILLFFVTLISFGTSMRFENQYISTFILYALILTATSSLLSLIWIHATRYNLLTDDDMTQRQKKLYIIQGIIPTLIFASSIGIAFINLQLAQYMWILIIPSQIIFKRRTHLN, from the coding sequence ATGGTTACGCTCAATAATGTTAGACTAGATCATGTAACATCCTTTGGAGATGCTGTATTTGCTTTTTCAATTACTTTCATAGCTATTTCCATTCAAATACCGACTTTGCCAAATAATCTCTCTGAATTTGAAGTTGTTAACAAGATGCTTCAGCTTATCCCTCAGTTTGAAATGTATTTCACAAGTTTTGTTGTTATAGGAATTTTTTGGATAAAATATCATTTGATTTTCAATAAGATAAAGGATTCACAAAGTGTGATGTTATGGCTTAACCTTATCCTATTGTTCTTTGTTACTTTGATATCATTCGGGACTTCAATGAGATTCGAAAATCAATACATCTCAACTTTTATCCTTTATGCACTCATCCTGACTGCTACTAGTAGTTTGCTTTCCCTAATATGGATCCACGCAACTAGATACAATTTATTGACAGACGATGACATGACACAACGCCAGAAAAAATTATACATAATTCAAGGAATTATCCCTACTCTAATATTTGCTAGTTCTATTGGAATCGCGTTTATAAATTTGCAGCTTGCACAATATATGTGGATTTTAATTATTCCATCACAGATAATTTTTAAAAGAAGAACCCACTTAAATTAA
- a CDS encoding zinc-binding dehydrogenase, with product MKAAVFREHDKDPAKVVKIEDIEVPKLKPDEVLIKVEAASYNYNDLWAIWGRPIKVPMPHISGTDISGTVVESGEQVTSLVKGDRVVSHGNLSCRICSMCTSGREYDCEKRLVWGFQTGPLWGGYCQYAHLPEVNVTKINDNISFEDAAAISMVGMTSWHMLVDRARIKPGQTVLIMGGTSGVGMVGIQIAKLYDCTVIASAGNQQKMDKCLELGADFVVNHRQEDWYKKVRDMTQKKGVDIVFEHIGKTVFPQEVSLLKMGGTLVSTGATTGYDSTIDLRYLFFRGINIVGATQGNKAELQEVLFWTSKKKIKPLINAVLPFNEMVKGHLMMANGDQIGKTITTPQKL from the coding sequence ATGAAGGCTGCAGTTTTTCGCGAGCATGATAAAGACCCCGCGAAGGTTGTAAAAATAGAAGATATCGAAGTTCCAAAGTTAAAACCTGACGAGGTCTTGATAAAGGTCGAAGCAGCTTCATACAATTATAATGACCTGTGGGCGATCTGGGGGAGACCAATTAAGGTTCCAATGCCCCATATTTCGGGAACAGATATTTCCGGTACAGTTGTAGAATCAGGTGAACAAGTTACCTCTCTTGTAAAGGGAGACAGAGTGGTATCTCATGGTAACCTAAGTTGCAGGATTTGTAGCATGTGTACATCAGGTAGAGAATATGATTGTGAAAAAAGACTAGTATGGGGTTTTCAAACTGGTCCACTATGGGGAGGATATTGTCAGTATGCCCATTTACCAGAAGTCAATGTAACAAAGATAAACGACAATATATCATTTGAAGACGCAGCAGCGATCTCCATGGTAGGAATGACTTCTTGGCACATGTTAGTTGATAGAGCTCGAATAAAACCAGGGCAGACAGTTTTGATAATGGGTGGAACAAGTGGTGTAGGAATGGTAGGCATTCAAATTGCAAAATTATACGATTGCACCGTCATCGCTAGTGCAGGCAACCAACAGAAAATGGACAAATGTTTAGAACTTGGCGCTGATTTTGTTGTTAACCATAGACAAGAAGACTGGTATAAGAAAGTAAGAGACATGACCCAAAAAAAGGGAGTTGATATTGTATTTGAACACATAGGAAAAACAGTGTTTCCACAAGAGGTATCTCTGTTAAAAATGGGAGGGACGTTGGTATCTACAGGAGCTACTACAGGATATGATTCTACAATAGATCTGAGGTATCTTTTCTTTAGAGGAATAAACATAGTAGGTGCAACGCAGGGTAATAAAGCAGAACTCCAGGAGGTTTTATTCTGGACTTCAAAAAAGAAAATTAAACCATTGATAAACGCCGTATTGCCCTTTAATGAAATGGTAAAAGGACATTTGATGATGGCAAACGGTGATCAGATAGGTAAGACCATCACGACGCCACAAAAACTTTGA
- a CDS encoding DUF4443 domain-containing protein: MILTHNVHLVVNTLKSISSRYAPSRILSFNSAHVFKTLQLLKRDGHVSRLLLINELGLGEGSIKTLIKHLKMEKLIITTQKGTIMTERGEKIFEEMSQYICSETQVPKSSISIAEYNHAILLRNLKFAIKQGVEQRDAAIKMGAKGATTLMYNDGKFLIPGSKFNALKEEKAIEKLLKENLKPIENDIIVIGSDDNNYITAEFASKSAALQTLENHEDHKGLEFIIR, translated from the coding sequence ATGATACTAACTCATAACGTGCATCTTGTGGTCAATACCCTAAAATCTATATCTAGCAGATATGCACCTAGTAGGATTCTTTCTTTCAACTCTGCTCATGTATTCAAGACACTGCAGTTATTAAAAAGGGATGGGCACGTTAGTAGACTTTTGTTAATAAATGAGTTAGGTCTAGGGGAAGGCTCCATAAAGACTTTGATAAAGCATCTTAAAATGGAAAAATTGATTATTACAACTCAAAAGGGAACGATTATGACTGAAAGGGGGGAAAAGATTTTTGAAGAGATGTCTCAATATATTTGCTCTGAAACACAAGTACCCAAAAGCTCGATATCAATTGCTGAATACAATCATGCCATTCTTTTAAGAAATCTGAAATTTGCTATTAAGCAAGGCGTTGAGCAAAGAGATGCAGCTATTAAAATGGGAGCAAAAGGAGCTACAACGCTTATGTATAATGATGGGAAATTTCTTATCCCGGGTTCTAAATTTAATGCACTAAAAGAAGAAAAAGCAATAGAGAAACTGTTAAAGGAAAATCTAAAGCCCATAGAAAACGATATAATTGTGATAGGAAGCGATGACAATAATTACATAACAGCCGAGTTTGCATCGAAATCAGCTGCACTTCAAACGCTCGAAAATCACGAAGATCATAAGGGATTAGAATTTATCATCAGATAA
- a CDS encoding ATP-dependent DNA ligase: MTNDIHHKGSYFSTLVETCESIRITTSKNKKVDLIVQYISGLGEDSLPIAVLFLSGKIFPRGSIHNLNVGFRTILQSLLEISRLNETDIMRIHLERGDMGSIAEYAISKKKLVTLFNSVETLEEKLTLNEIYDRFKKIANLGGPRSNNDKKNILKGLLMRCSPLEAKYLIKIISNEMRIGSYDGLMEIAIAKAFEKDIKRVREAMLMSGDIANVALLSKRDTLNFVTIKPFVSLSFMLADVMFTAEEIVKYFDRSLLCEYKYDGIRLQLHKFGKVCKLYSRNLADISYAFPELTNSALQVRIKKVKTSQKKRNVYLDKSDVSDIDRDDINFILDGELIAFKNDKPLPFQELQKRLRRKSMTNSILSEIPICYIVYDIMFYDQRQVIKDALKSRKRLLANFLFKDSVISIAQSKFVSSVDEITHGFRKSRDEGHEGLVLKDPLSQYYPGKRGKYWIKLKEELDTIDAVVVIAEYGHGKRAGTLSDYTLAVKDYTTNLDDDKVGSKNGNNVFGDLKIIGKAYSGLSNKEIDYMTEKLRSIIIRNEGSRIIVKPEIVLEVSFDIVQKSNRHSSGYALRFPRIKNIRYDKELKDIDELEKIEAIYQNQFHIKNKNEYKK, from the coding sequence GTGACCAATGATATTCACCACAAAGGATCTTATTTTTCTACATTGGTTGAGACATGTGAGTCAATACGGATTACGACAAGCAAGAATAAAAAAGTCGATTTAATCGTACAATATATTTCAGGCTTGGGTGAAGATTCTCTGCCTATTGCGGTTCTATTTTTGTCTGGAAAGATTTTCCCAAGGGGATCAATTCATAATCTAAATGTAGGGTTTAGAACAATACTACAGTCTCTATTAGAAATCTCTAGATTAAATGAGACCGATATTATGCGGATTCATTTAGAACGCGGTGATATGGGTAGCATAGCCGAGTATGCAATTTCTAAAAAAAAGTTAGTAACACTATTCAATAGCGTAGAAACTCTGGAAGAAAAACTAACTTTAAATGAAATATATGATCGGTTTAAAAAAATAGCAAATCTTGGAGGTCCACGGTCAAACAACGATAAAAAAAATATCTTAAAAGGATTACTTATGAGATGTTCACCTTTGGAGGCTAAGTATCTTATAAAAATAATATCAAATGAAATGCGTATAGGTTCTTACGATGGCCTTATGGAAATAGCCATTGCAAAAGCATTTGAAAAAGATATCAAAAGAGTTCGGGAGGCAATGCTGATGTCAGGTGATATCGCAAATGTAGCTTTATTGTCGAAAAGAGATACTTTGAACTTTGTAACGATTAAGCCATTTGTCTCCCTGAGTTTTATGTTGGCAGATGTCATGTTTACTGCAGAAGAGATTGTCAAATATTTTGACAGGTCACTGCTTTGTGAATATAAATATGATGGTATTAGATTACAACTGCACAAATTCGGTAAAGTTTGCAAACTTTACTCTCGAAATCTTGCTGATATTTCATATGCATTTCCAGAATTAACTAATTCTGCCTTGCAGGTACGAATAAAAAAAGTAAAAACAAGTCAAAAAAAGCGTAATGTATATCTTGATAAAAGTGATGTCAGTGATATAGATCGTGACGATATAAACTTCATTTTGGATGGTGAACTAATAGCTTTCAAAAATGATAAGCCCTTGCCATTTCAAGAACTACAAAAACGATTGAGACGAAAAAGCATGACAAACAGCATTTTATCTGAAATACCGATTTGTTATATTGTATATGACATAATGTTCTATGATCAAAGACAGGTAATCAAAGATGCTCTTAAATCTAGAAAGAGATTATTGGCAAATTTTCTGTTTAAAGACTCTGTGATTTCTATTGCTCAAAGTAAGTTCGTTTCATCCGTAGATGAAATAACACATGGATTTCGAAAAAGTAGAGATGAAGGACATGAGGGGTTGGTCCTTAAAGATCCTTTATCGCAATATTATCCTGGCAAAAGAGGAAAATATTGGATAAAATTGAAGGAGGAGTTAGATACAATTGACGCGGTGGTAGTAATTGCTGAATATGGTCATGGAAAACGAGCAGGGACCCTCTCCGATTATACTCTGGCAGTAAAAGATTACACCACTAATCTTGATGATGATAAAGTAGGATCGAAAAACGGGAATAATGTTTTTGGTGACCTTAAAATAATCGGTAAGGCCTATTCAGGTCTTTCCAATAAAGAGATTGATTATATGACTGAGAAATTGAGGTCAATTATAATAAGGAATGAAGGTAGCCGGATTATTGTAAAACCCGAAATTGTTCTAGAAGTTTCCTTTGATATCGTTCAAAAAAGCAACCGACACAGCAGCGGATATGCTTTGCGTTTTCCTAGAATAAAAAATATCAGATATGACAAAGAATTAAAAGACATTGATGAATTAGAAAAAATTGAAGCAATATACCAAAATCAATTCCATATAAAAAATAAAAATGAATACAAAAAATAG